The Gemmobacter aquarius genome contains the following window.
ACAGAACCCTGTTCGAACCGCTGAAGCGCTGCCCGCACCGAAACGGGATCCGCACGGAAATGGCTTCGCTCAAAGACCATCGCTCACCCCGTCAACGCATCCTCGACCTGTGGATGGATCGTGAAAACCGAGTCCATGCGCGTCAGCCGGAACACCCGCTCAACCGCCGGAGTAAGCGCCGCCAGTTCAAGCGCCACCCCGTCGTCCAGAAACTTGCGCGCCGCAACGACAGCGCCAAGCCCCGAAGAATCAAGGAAGTTCACCGACCCCAGATCAAGGATGACACGCCCTTGCACATTCACCACTGCCTCGCGGAAGCGGTCCTTGAAGGCAAGAACTCCCGCCGCATCCAACCGCGCCTCATCCGCGCGAACCACCGTGACACCGGTTTCGCGCCTGACCGTAAGCTGCATCACACCCTCCGTTCTGCCTGTACCGGCAAAGACTAGGCGCGAAGCGGTAAAGATTCAGTTCATCTGGAACTGCAGCGGATAGCGCCCGTCCTCGAAGTCACCGAACAGGTCGGACAGATCGGGATGGCCAACGGGTTCGCCGGTTTCGTCGGGGATCAGGTTCTGCTCGGACACGTAAGCCACATAGTAGCTTTGGTCATTCTCGGCGAGCAGATGATAGAACGGCTGGTCACGGCGCGGACGGCTGTCTTCCGGAATTGCGTCATACCATTCTTCGGTGTTGTTGAAGCGCGGATCGACATCGAAAACCACGCCGCGGAAGGGATGCTTCCGATGCTTGACCACCTGCCCGAGGCAGTATTTCGCGTGCGTCGTCATCATAGCGTAGCAACCCCCGACTCCCGTAAATAAGACGTTAGACTGCGTCTTGTCCATCCGAGAGGCTGGCCGATACAGGAAACAGTCTGTGAACCCTACCCCCACAGTCGCTGGCCCCACAGTCGCTGGCCCCGAACCCGCAGCGGCGCAGGCCTGCCCATGCAATCGTGAAGTGGCTTAACCCTTTGCCCCATTTCCACGGGCTCGTTTTTCCCCTAAACTCACCGCAAAAGAATAAACCGCGAGGGGCAGATGAGCAGACTTCTCCGCGCGTCGATACTGTTGCTGTTTCTGGCCTCCTGCGGGGGTGGCAACTATTCGGCGCCCAGACAACTGGACAACGCTTGCGCCATCGTGGCCGAGCGTCCGCAGTATCTGCGTGCCATGAAGGCGGCCGAACGCCGCTGGGGCATTCCGATACACGTGCAGATGGCGACGATCCATCAGGAATCAAAGTTCATTGGCAATGCACGCACCCCGCATCGCTATGCGCTTGGCATCATCCCCATGGGGCGCCAGTCTTCCGCCTATGGCTACAGCCAGGCACTCGACGGCACATGGGACGAATACCGTGAAACGGCGGGCCGCTCGGGCGCCCGTCGCGACCGCATACAGGACGCGACCGATTTCATGGGTTGGTACATGGACGAGACGACGCGAAAGCTGAACGTCCCGAAATGGGATGCCGCCAGCCAGTACCTTGCCTATCACGAAGGCCGCAGCGGATTTGCCCGCCAAAGCTACCTTGGCAAGCCGTGGCTCATGGACGTCGCCGCCAAGGTCGGGAACCGCGCCGAGATGTATCGCAGCCAGTTGCAGGGCTGCGGCAAGCTCTGATCACTTGCGCTTATCGGCTTCGATTGAAATCGAGAACAGCGAGGGCGGCAAATCTCCGCCCTTCTTCATCTCGCCCAGAATGACGGTTGTCTGGCTGCCCAGATCGTCGGTGATGATCCATTGCCGCAATTCGACAGGGTTCGGGGTAAAGACCAACTCGATAGAGCCATATTCCGGATGCGCCGGATCCTGCACGGCAAGCCGGGTCGTGGCGTCCTGCTCGACATGGCCGACCACCATCTTGGCCCGTGCCAGATCGACATTGGCATCCAGAATCAGGCTAAGCGGCGTACGGCTGAGCGGATATTGCTCGGGCGGCTGGTTCGACTTGGCGTCAAAGATCGCAACCTGGCCGCCCCCCGCCAGCACAAGGCTGTCGTCCGGCGGCGCATATTCGAACCGCACCCGACCCGGCCGCTTGATGTAAAGCATACCGGTCGAGATCGTCCCGTCGGCATTCACCTGGGTGAAATCCGATTGCACGGTGCCAAGCCCGTTCAGGTAACGGTTCAGCTCTTTCAGCTCGATCTTTTCGGCATGCGCCGGAAAGGCCAGCGCAAGGACGGCGAGCGGGGCAAGGAGGGCGGCTTTGATTTTCATACTCCCAACTATAGCAACGCCCCGCCCCGCTTCACAGGGGAGGAGGCAAGACATCGCAGAAATGTGCCGCTTTGTGCCGCTGCGTGATCCGTTATTTGGAGCAAGGATCGTCGGACCCAGCCCCTTTCTGCATGTTTTTCTTTCGCCGTATCTTTCATCGTCTGAAATTTTCTTCTTCGAATGCCATTATTTCGATAAAATCTTCCAAAGTGAAAGGTTCCGCCGACAACCTTTGACAGGAAATCCCGCCCGGCTCGCGGCATCCTGCACGAAACCCCTCTGACTCGGATGGCGCAGCATGAAGATCGTGGTTCTTGGCTCTGGTGTGATCGGCGTGACCTCGGCGTGGTATCTGGCAAAGGCCGGACACGAGGTGACGGTGATCGACCGTCAGGCAGGCCCTTCGCTGGAAACCTCTTTCGCCAACGCGGGTGAAATCAGCCCCGGTTATTCCTCGCCATGGGCCGCGCCTGGCATTCCGGCCAAGGCGGTCAAATGGCTGTTCATGAAACACGCGCCGCTGATCATCCAGCCCCGTCCGGATCTGGCCAAGCTGACGTGGATGGCGCAGATGCTGGCCAATTGCACCACGCCTGCCTACCAGACGAACAAGCGCCGCATGGTGCGCCTTGCCGAATATTCGCGCGATTGCCTGATGCAACTGCGCGCCGACACCGGCATCAGCTATGACGAACGCACCCAGGGCACGCTGCAACTGTTCCGCACGCAAAAGCAGGTGGAAGCTGCCGCCAAGGATATCGACGTCCTGCGCGCCGATGGTGTGCCCTTCGAAGTGCTCGACCGCGACGCCTGCGTTGCCGCCGAACCCGGCCTTGCCGCCGCCCGTGACAAGATCGCAGGGGGCTTGCGCCTGCCCGGCGACGAAACCGGCGATTGCTTCAAATTCACCACCAGCCTTGCGACCATGGCCGCTGCGCTTGGCGTGACCTTCCGCTACGGCCTGTCGATTGACGCGCTGGAAGCCGACGCAGGGCGCATCACCGCCGTCCGCACCAGCGCAGGCCGCATTACCGCCGATGCTTTCGTGGTGGCCTTGGGCAGCTATTCACCGCAGCTTGTGGCGCCCTTGGGCATCAAACTTCCGGTCTATCCGGTCAAAGGTTACTCGATCACCGTCCCGATCATGGACGCTGCGCGCGCGCCCGTCTCGACCGTGATGGACGAAACCCACAAGATCGCAATTACCCGTCTGGGTGACCGCATCCGCGTTGGCGGCATGGCCGAAATCGCAGGCTTCGACCTGTCGCTGAACCCGAAACGCCGCGCCACGCTGGAACATTCGGTCGAAGACCTGTTCGGCGGCGCGGGCGACCAAGGCCGCGCCACCTTCTGGACCGGCCTTCGCCCGATGACCCCCGATGGAACCCCTGTCGTCGGCCGTTCGCCCGTGTCGAACCTGTTCCTGAACACCGGCCACGGCACGCTCGGCTGGACGATGGCAGCCGGTTCGGGCCGCGTCCTTGCCGACCTCGTCAGTGGCCGCTCGACCGAGATCGAAAGTGCCGACCTCGGCTTTGCCCGCTACCAGCCCAAAGCCCGCAAGGCAAAGCCGTTGGGTGCAGCCCTGCCTGCCTGACCTCGACCGGACATCGTAGAACGACAACGGGGCCGGGGGTACACAACACCCCCGGCCCCGATTTTTGGTCCGGAAGGACCGCCTCAGGCGGTCTTCTTGCCTTTGACGCCTGCCCAGATGCGCTTGTTGGTCAGATACAGCAGCGAGGCGAAGACGATCAGGAAAAGCACGGCCTTGAAGCCGGTTTCTCTGCGGTCCATCAACTTCGGCTCGGCGGTCCACATCAGGAACGACGACACGTCCATCGACATCTGGTCGACCGTCGCGGCGGTGCCGTCGGCATAGGTGACCTGATCATCCGACAGCGGAGGCGGCATCTTGATCCAGCCGGTCGAGAAGGCGTGGTTTTCGTAGAAGACCGACCCTGCCTCTTCCTTTTCCTCGCCGGTGTA
Protein-coding sequences here:
- a CDS encoding STAS domain-containing protein, whose translation is MQLTVRRETGVTVVRADEARLDAAGVLAFKDRFREAVVNVQGRVILDLGSVNFLDSSGLGAVVAARKFLDDGVALELAALTPAVERVFRLTRMDSVFTIHPQVEDALTG
- the hspQ gene encoding heat shock protein HspQ, with translation MMTTHAKYCLGQVVKHRKHPFRGVVFDVDPRFNNTEEWYDAIPEDSRPRRDQPFYHLLAENDQSYYVAYVSEQNLIPDETGEPVGHPDLSDLFGDFEDGRYPLQFQMN
- a CDS encoding transglycosylase SLT domain-containing protein; amino-acid sequence: MSRLLRASILLLFLASCGGGNYSAPRQLDNACAIVAERPQYLRAMKAAERRWGIPIHVQMATIHQESKFIGNARTPHRYALGIIPMGRQSSAYGYSQALDGTWDEYRETAGRSGARRDRIQDATDFMGWYMDETTRKLNVPKWDAASQYLAYHEGRSGFARQSYLGKPWLMDVAAKVGNRAEMYRSQLQGCGKL
- a CDS encoding LolA family protein yields the protein MKIKAALLAPLAVLALAFPAHAEKIELKELNRYLNGLGTVQSDFTQVNADGTISTGMLYIKRPGRVRFEYAPPDDSLVLAGGGQVAIFDAKSNQPPEQYPLSRTPLSLILDANVDLARAKMVVGHVEQDATTRLAVQDPAHPEYGSIELVFTPNPVELRQWIITDDLGSQTTVILGEMKKGGDLPPSLFSISIEADKRK
- a CDS encoding D-amino acid dehydrogenase, whose product is MKIVVLGSGVIGVTSAWYLAKAGHEVTVIDRQAGPSLETSFANAGEISPGYSSPWAAPGIPAKAVKWLFMKHAPLIIQPRPDLAKLTWMAQMLANCTTPAYQTNKRRMVRLAEYSRDCLMQLRADTGISYDERTQGTLQLFRTQKQVEAAAKDIDVLRADGVPFEVLDRDACVAAEPGLAAARDKIAGGLRLPGDETGDCFKFTTSLATMAAALGVTFRYGLSIDALEADAGRITAVRTSAGRITADAFVVALGSYSPQLVAPLGIKLPVYPVKGYSITVPIMDAARAPVSTVMDETHKIAITRLGDRIRVGGMAEIAGFDLSLNPKRRATLEHSVEDLFGGAGDQGRATFWTGLRPMTPDGTPVVGRSPVSNLFLNTGHGTLGWTMAAGSGRVLADLVSGRSTEIESADLGFARYQPKARKAKPLGAALPA